One Lampris incognitus isolate fLamInc1 chromosome 18, fLamInc1.hap2, whole genome shotgun sequence genomic region harbors:
- the grin2da gene encoding uncharacterized protein grin2da, with protein sequence MARKDEGCKVMTIGSGKVFATTGYGIALHKNSRWKRPLDLALLQLVGDDEIDMLERLWLSGICHNDKIEVMSSKLDIDNMAGVFYMLLVAMGLSLLVFAWEHLVYWKLRHCMSRSGGMDFLLALSRGMYSCCKFEDETAPGGMKSTLPQYHTVNTMPPAPQQHLVTATVTNTTAIAMVQQQQKHHQPPQQGQAYTTILPGSPHTSGHSAVALGPSNSPLLEGPMPCSTFLPRHDRRLAVVDRWNRPKPEKVLAVSSGGGVGIGGLTGGISELQAQQQYQQSLSQRWTLPGGGASAGTVGGGDASLDEYKRYYGPIDPEGLGANNEQQAGGAQQTPKANPRGPKASGMSRLPPKVPPQGLGHLISKPPPPIPPSPHHRPSFWRRGSLGQGRRKGSGGPLYENILPLGRRGGGGRYGARDGGGARRGRRPPPPLPLPISLSSPTHTPTTPSSPCHFYSSCSSASSTSSSTSSSSSSSSSISLSRSNSPSSCTSDSSYNSSLSFRYRAGGGSGERDFATVDDDEYDSDLLTEESSLLLGSRRKARSRRMSSRSLPCSPPPPPIPPRKPRPQRDYVRERAGNQLAQLQEWWASWGERERGRGGVVSRGVGVGGGAGTARDEKRHHKDRERERKRRKKGRKRKKREERERERECKRRKGKKKRRKEEKARRREQKRSGQQEDGETEKREEFKVAVPNYPSYPPLRRDSYRKKSESSIRSYGWNIPGDEEERREREEKERDEGEDSRGKERHHRRRNSKHYQTSGSKPSSSVKFWGGVNPSGDAIPSAFLPLLPLSSRRRKSKGSDREAMGREGERRPLLGRNMRGGELPSKERLSLHEWDSEVEEDEEDSEKDRRKADRGKRRGGEGGGRTISEEEREQDKVVGIYSDDDGSSGEFGKFERYWEDHEGRAVGGIGGGGWFFSTYPSRDKSGSINSRDDLFLGQSEGWGLGESEWGSGGGGAGDRAEEGWGSGSHWPPPPLTPPPPRRYWSVDKLHIQDEKRSKRKSKDKGRGHISCPACRSPHRHQTHSHSSKWPRATSRSQEELYHHCQSFGGPPKSKRHTSSMSKPDHLQNQSKSGSQSNLSVQRTQRVDRERDRGRQPSPPPSLIPNLPPPLPALPAPPSTSHPIHVPPPTSSSSVSSPSVVSSTPGAPQPSSMASASAKLQYQRLRSVPQTQRFPQSPHLPLKAKSMCSRRGSAHFSSVESEV encoded by the exons ATGAGATTGACATGTTGGAGCGTCTGTGGCTGTCAGGCATCTGCCACAACGATAAGATCGAG gtCATGAGCAGTAAGCTGGATATCGACAACATGGCGGGCGTCTTCTACATGCTGCTGGTGGCCATGGGCCTCAGCCTGCTGGTCTTCGCCTGGGAGCACCTGGTCTACTGGAAACTACGGCACTGCATGAGCCGCTCTGGTGGAATGGACTTCCTCCTCGCTCTGAGCAGG GGGATGTACAGTTGCTGCAAGTTTGAAGATGAGACGGCGCCAGGAGGCATGAAAAGCACTCTGCCCCAATACCACACAGTAAACACCATGCCCCCAGCGCCCCAGCAACACCTGGTCACAGCAACCGTCACCAACACAACCGCCATCGCCATGGTGCAACAGCAGCAGAAGCACCACCAACCGCCGCAACAGGGGCAGGCCTACACCACCATTTTACCCGGGTCCCCACATACATCTGGCCATTCTGCTGTTGCCCTCGGCCCTTCAAACAGCCCCTTGCTAGAAGGTCCCATGCCCTGTTCCACCTTCTTGCCACGCCACGATCGCAGATTAGCCGTGGTTGATCGCTGGAACCGGCCCAAGCCAGAAAAGGTCTTGGCTGTCAGCAGTGGTGGGGGGGTCGGTATTGGGGGCCTAACTGGGGGCATCTCAGAGCTCCAGGCCCAGCAACAGTACCAGCAGAGTCTCAGCCAGCGCTGGACCCTGCCAGGAGGAGGTGCATCAGCAGGAACAGTAGGAGGGGGTGATGCAAGTCTGGATGAATACAAACGCTACTACGGTCCTATAGATCCAGAGGGGCTTGGAGCTAACAATGAACAACAAGCAGGGGGTGCCCAGCAAACTCCCAAAGCTAACCCCCGTGGCCCCAAGGCCTCAGGGATGTCGCGCCTGCCTCCGAAAGTCCCCCCGCAGGGCCTGGGACATCTAATATCCAAGCCTCCTCCGCCAATCCCTCCCTCTCCGCATCACAGGCCCTCGTTTTGGAGGCGAGGGAGCCTTGGCCAGGGCAGGAGAAAAGGCTCCGGAGGGCCCCTATATGAGAATATCCTACCACTGGGGAGgcgaggaggagggggaagatATGGAGCGAGGGACGGAGGTGGTGCGAGAAGAGGGCGGCGACCTCCCCCGCCTCTTCCACTGCCCATTTCCCTATCATCTCCGACCCACACTCCCACCACACCCTCGTCGCCCTGCCACTTCTACTCCTCATGCTCCAGTGCCTCATCTACCTCTTCGTCCACCTCCTCATCGTCGTCGTCGTCCTCCTCCATCTCCCTGTCCCGCTCCAACTCGCCCTCCTCCTGCACCAGCGACAGCTCCTACAACTCCTCACTGAGCTTCCGCTACCGGGCTGGAGGCGGCAGCGGCGAACGAGACTTTGCCACGGTGGATGACGACGAGTACGACTCTGACCTGCTGACAGAGGAGTCCAGCTTGCTGCTGGGTTCGCGGAGGAAGGCGCGGTCCCGCCGCATGTCATCACGCTCACTCCCCTGcagccctcctcctccaccaATTCCACCACGCAAGCCTCGCCCACAGAGGGACTATGTCCGGGAGAGGGCAGGCAACCAGCTGGCCCAGCTCCAGGAATGGTGGGCCTcatggggagagagggaaaggggaaGGGGAGGGGTGGTAAGTCGTGGAGTAGGGGTAGGAGGAGGAGCCGGGACAGCAAGAGATGAGAAGAGGCACCACAAAGACCGGGAGCGtgaaaggaagaggaggaagaagggtcgcaagaggaagaagagagaggagcgagagagagagagggagtgcaaGCGGCGCaaggggaagaagaagaggaggaaagaggagaaggCGAGAAGGAGAGAACAGAAGAGGTCGGGTCAGCAGGAGGATGGGGAAACGGAGAAGAGGGAGGAATTCAAAGTGGCTGTCCCAAACTACCCCTCCTACCCACCTCTAAGGAGAGACTCCTACCGCAAGAAGAGCGAGAGCTCCATCAGGAGCTATGGGTGGAACATCCCGGGTGATGAGGAGGAAAGAAGGGagcgagaggagaaagagagggatgaaGGGGAGGACAGCAGAGGGAAGGAGAGACACCACAGGAGGAGGAACAGCAAGCACTACCAGACCTCTGGTAGTAAACCCTCATCATCTGTCAAGTTCTGGGGGGGAGTAAACCCGTCAGGGGATGCCATACCTTCCGCCTTTCTccctctgctccctctctcctccagaCGCAGGAAGAGTAAAGGCTCAGACAGGGAGGCTatggggagggaaggagagaggaggcCACTCCTGGGGCGGAACATGAGAGGAGGCGAGCTGCCTTCCAAGGAGAGGCTGTCCTTGCATGAGTGGGATTCCGAGgtggaagaggatgaggaggattcTGAGAAGGACAGGAGGAAGGCGGACCGAGGGAAGAGACGAGGAGGTGAAGGAGGTGGTAGGACAATatcggaggaagagagagagcaagataaggTGGTTGGGATTTACTCTGACGACGATGGCTCCTCAGGAGAGTTTGGGAAGTTTGAGCGGTACTGGGAGGACCATGAGGGCAGAGCAGTGGGTGGGATTGGAGGAGGGGGCTGGTTTTTCAGCACCTATCCCTCCCGAGACAAATCCGGAAGCATCAACAGCCGGGATGACCTCTTCCTGGGGCAAAGTgaggggtgggggctgggggaaaGTGAATGGGGCTCTGGCGGCGGAGGAGCTGGAGACAGGGCAGAAGAAGGATGGGGTTCGGGATCCCACTGGCCTCCACCTCCGCTCACACCACCTCCCCCCCGACGCTACTGGTCAGTGGATAAGCTCCACATTCAGGACGAGAAGAGGAGCAAGCGCAAGTCCAAAGACAAAGGGAGGGGCCACATATCCTGCCCCGCCTGCCGATCCCCCCACCGCCACCAAACGCATTCCCACTCCTCAAAATGGCCGCGGGCGACCTCAAGGAGCCAGGAGGAGCTCTACCACCACTGCCAGAGTTTTGGTGGTCCCCCAAAATCTAAACGTCACACATCGTCCATGTCCAAACCTGACCACCTGCAGAACCAGTCCAAATCTGGCAGCCAATCCAACCTCAGTGTCCAGCGGACTCAGAGAGTAGACCGCGAACGGGACAGGGGAAGGCAACCCTCTCCGCCACCAAGCCTCATCCCCAATTTGCCACCCCCGCTCCCTGCCCTCCCAGCTCCCCCGTCCACCTCTCATCCAATCCATGTCCCTCCCCctacctcctcctcttctgtctCCTCCCCCTCTGTAGTCTCATCCACTCCAGGGGCCCCGCAGCCCTCCTCCATGGCTTCGGCAAGTGCCAAGCTGCAGTACCAGAGACTACGCTCCGTACCGCAGACCCAGAGGTTTCCTCAGTCGCCCCACTTACCACTCAAAGCCAAGAGCATGTGCTCTCGTCGAGGCTCGGCCCATTTTTCCAGCGTGGAGAGCGAAGtgtga